In Apus apus isolate bApuApu2 chromosome 5, bApuApu2.pri.cur, whole genome shotgun sequence, the following are encoded in one genomic region:
- the TRAF6 gene encoding TNF receptor-associated factor 6, producing MSLLHSDNSCGAREVESGCCAAMASACTVGVKEDSVSISSGTGNAPSSFTEETQGYDVEFDPPLESKYECPICLMALREAVQTPCGHRFCKGCIVKSIRDAGHKCPVDNEILLENQLFPDNFAKREILSLMVKCPNKGCSMKMELRHLEDHQLQCDFSTMECPQCQGAFQKNRLKEHMTQECSRRQVCCPNCATSMAYEDKELHDQTCPLANVFCEYCNTVLIREQMPNHYDNDCPTVPVPCFYSAFGCPEKMQRNELARHMQEFTQVHMRMMAQSFQNISVTATNPVPFINGLPFEPALFSHVSHAAYDCNPEVENFKETIQQLEGRLVRQDHQIRELIAKMETQNTHMAELKRTIRNLEGKITEMEAQQCNGIYIWKIENFSELQKAQEEERPVVMHSPGFYTGKPGYKLCLRLHIQLPNAQRCANFISLFVHTMQGEYDSHLPWPFQGTIRLSILDQSEGPERQNHEEVMEAKPELLAFQRPTIHRNPKGFGYVTFMHLQTLKQRTFIKDDTLLVRCEVLTRLDLNSLRREGFQARSTDGAL from the exons ATGAGCTTGCTACATAGTGATAACAGTTGTGGAGCCCGAGAGGTGGAAAgtggctgctgtgcagccatGGCCAGTGCCTGCACTGTTGGAGTGAAAGAAGACAGCGTAAGTATTAGCAGTGGGACTGGAAACGCTCCAAGTTCtttcacagaagaaacacaAGGATATGATGTGGAGTTTGATCCGCCCTTGGAAAGTAAATATGAATGTCCAATCTGTTTGATGGCTCTTCGAGAAGCAGTGCAGACACCATGTGGACACCGTTTCTGCAAAGGCTGCATTGTCAAATCAATAAG AGATGCAGGTCACAAATGTCCAGTAGACAATGAAATTCTTCTTGAAAATCAACTTTTCCCTGACAATTTCGCCAAACGAGAAATCCTTTCATTAATGGTTAAGTGTCCCAACAAGGGCTGCAGTATGAAGATGGAGCTGAGACATTTAGAG GACCACCAGTTGCAGTGTGATTTTTCCACCATGGAATGTCCACAGTGTCAAGGAGCCTTCCAGAAGAACCGTCTGAAAGAGCACATGACACAGGAGTGTTCGAGGCGTCAAGTCTGTTGTCCAAACTGTGCCACATCTATGGCCTATGAAGATAAAGAG CTTCATGACCAAACCTGCCCACTTGCCAATGTATTTTGTGAATACTGCAACACAGTGCTTATTAGAGAGCAG ATGCCTAACCATTATGACAATGATTGTCCTACTGTCCCAGTGCCATGTTTTTATAGTGCCTTTGGGTGTCCCGAAAAG ATGCAGAGGAATGAACTTGCACGACACATGCAGGAGTTCACTCAGGTTCACATGAGAATGATGGCTCAGAGTTTTCAAAATATCAGTGTTACTGCTACAAATCCTGTACCCTTCATTAATGGCCTACCCTTTGAGCCTGCCCTTTTCTCACATGTGTCACATGCTGCATATGACTGTAATCCTGAAGTTGAAAACTTCAAAGAAACCATTCAGCAGTTGGAAGGTCGTCTTGTAAGACAAGATCACCAAATCAGAGAACTCATTGCTAAAATGGAAACTCAGAACACTCACATGGCAGAACTTAAACGTACTATCCGAAATTTGGAGGGAAAGATTACTGAAATGGAGGCACAACAATGTAATGGTATTTATATCTGGAAGATTGAGAACTTCAGTGAACTTCAGAAagcccaggaagaagagagacCTGTTGTGATGCATAGTCCTGGCTTCTATACTGGAAAACCTGGCTACAAGCTGTGTTTGCGCCTGCATATCCAATTACCAAATGCTCAGCGTTGTGCTAATTTTATCTCTCTCTTTGTCCACACTATGCAAGGAGAGTATGACAGCCATCTGCCTTGGCCTTTCCAAGGCACTATACGACTATCTATTTTGGATCAATCAGAAGGCCCGGAAAGGCAGAATCATGAAGAAGTAATGGAAGCCAAGCCAGAGTTACTAGCCTTCCAGAGACCAACAATTCACCGCAATCCAAAAGGTTTTGGTTATGTGACTTTCATGCATCTGCAAACCTTGAAACAAAGAACCTTCATAAAGGATGATACCCTTCTGGTGCGCTGTGAAGTTCTAACACGTCTAGATTTAAACAGTCTCCGCAGAGAAGGATTTCAAGCTCGTAGTACTGATGGAGCTCTGTAG